The following are from one region of the Segatella oris genome:
- a CDS encoding two-component regulator propeller domain-containing protein, with protein sequence MVSFQKHTIKYIVLFFLLTLSVGQNRAQNIAFDHLTPDEGLSQISVNSLYADRDGNIWIATRMGLNCYDGNHLRIYTNKSGDTKSLFCNNVMHITGDGNRNLYLLCSEGIARLDLMTRQFKTLKYDNNIGAICYHGRLYYSDKHKIMTVEGQSGLSKGYITLPTKSTVTSITVDTRGRMWIGTRGSGVYCYASGRLSHPITTGYITQIYEDHAKTIWIGSWNDGFWTIEPQGKCTNTRKGKLLVSNFVRTFCEDNSGVMWIGTYLGLTRYNPRTGASSTFTANTQEKSLTNSSIWSIIKDNQGTLWVGTYFGGVNYFNPEYEIYTQYRLQEKNRPGLSSQIVGRMTEDDKGNLWICTEGGGLNIYNPHTQVFSHHNLPGTAITQNNLKAIFFDKTRRTMWVGTHLGGLDRIELSSGKSRSYRHEAGNPKSLPSDIVRDIKPHGRQLVIATQEGVVMMDPEKETFTPLLAKEKLRIVQGLCIDRHGRLWIATESRGVYCYDFSTGKFRHYQRTQAKGSLSCNNINNVMTDHQGRIWLSTANDGIDLYDERHDSFINYGRHEGLTGSCVYAIAPSSLSNNELLLITNQGFSVFNIQHKTFRNYNKDNGFPLATINENALYVTRSGTVYLGGVRGMVSFRERDLHKKTKPYNLRFTGLYINGQEILPGDQTEILKHTLRYTNEIELSYERSVISIEYASSNHIRANTQPLEYRLVGSSNQWFPIGTRQKKIDFFDLAPGDYTLELRSAGTTSPVARLGIRILPPWYRSWWAYMGYLVLLGLIAHWLIRSYRKRIRLAESLKYEQQHAKDIEERNQSKIRFFTNVSHEIRTPLTVIIGLAESLLHTQRFTADIYNKLQGIYRNSNLLRDLISELLDFKKHEQSLAHLCVEAVDWSAFVGNICNMFKEYANSNDVTLNVNEGTNAEVWIDKRQMRKVVNNLISNALKHTPQGGNVNVTTECDGRQVILRVTDTGKGIAETDLAHVFDCFYQARDFESLTEMGTGIGLNLTQNIVQQHHGTISVDSVINEGTTFVVTLPLGKDHFNEDEIKVKKEDKKTEETVEDKVIQPQPDIVLEADAMPPVREMKGIEEATILIVEDNDDIRQLLMTVLSPYYRILTAVDGQEGLEVIRDEMPDIIISDVLMPNMSGIELCKIIKEDFAICHIPVVLLTARTAVEQELEGLKTGADDYITKPFNNELLISRCNNLINSRRLLQRKFGEHPHTEANMLASNPLDKEMLDRAMNIIDKHYMNSEFSVDVFAREMGMSRTSLFTKWKNLTGQTPNEFIMRIRLRKAAKMLRENPHLSIAEISYKNGFSSPRYFCKCFKDRYQQQPSAYRNGTE encoded by the coding sequence ATGGTTTCCTTTCAAAAACATACCATAAAATATATTGTCTTGTTCTTTCTGCTGACACTTTCTGTCGGTCAGAACAGGGCACAAAACATTGCATTTGACCATCTCACGCCCGACGAAGGCCTTTCACAAATCTCTGTAAACAGCCTTTATGCCGACCGAGATGGCAACATCTGGATTGCCACACGCATGGGATTGAACTGCTATGACGGTAATCATCTGCGCATTTATACCAATAAAAGCGGTGACACGAAAAGCCTTTTCTGCAACAATGTGATGCATATCACGGGCGATGGCAACCGTAATCTCTACCTGCTTTGCTCGGAAGGAATAGCCCGACTCGACCTGATGACGCGCCAATTCAAAACACTGAAATACGACAACAACATCGGAGCAATCTGCTATCACGGCCGACTTTACTACAGTGACAAGCATAAAATCATGACTGTCGAAGGGCAGTCAGGGCTCAGCAAAGGCTATATCACACTGCCTACAAAGTCAACCGTGACGAGCATCACGGTTGACACGCGCGGTCGGATGTGGATAGGGACGCGCGGAAGTGGCGTCTATTGCTATGCTTCGGGCCGACTCTCACACCCCATTACAACGGGATATATCACCCAGATCTATGAAGACCATGCCAAAACAATATGGATAGGAAGTTGGAACGACGGCTTCTGGACGATTGAGCCACAAGGAAAATGCACCAACACTCGTAAGGGAAAACTGCTCGTTTCGAATTTCGTGCGCACCTTTTGTGAGGACAATTCGGGCGTGATGTGGATAGGAACATACCTCGGTCTGACGCGTTACAACCCACGAACCGGGGCTTCTTCTACCTTCACGGCAAACACACAGGAAAAGAGTCTGACCAATTCGAGCATCTGGAGCATCATCAAAGACAATCAGGGAACACTGTGGGTGGGCACCTATTTCGGTGGAGTGAACTACTTTAATCCTGAATATGAAATCTATACTCAATATCGCTTGCAGGAAAAGAACAGGCCCGGACTGAGCAGCCAGATAGTGGGGCGCATGACCGAAGACGACAAAGGAAACCTCTGGATATGTACGGAAGGGGGCGGACTCAACATCTATAATCCCCACACACAAGTCTTCTCACACCATAACCTGCCCGGAACTGCGATTACACAAAATAATCTCAAGGCCATATTCTTCGACAAAACGCGGCGTACGATGTGGGTGGGAACTCACCTTGGAGGCCTCGACCGCATTGAACTTTCAAGCGGGAAGAGTCGCAGCTACAGGCATGAGGCTGGCAATCCGAAGTCGCTTCCCTCCGATATTGTAAGGGATATCAAACCCCACGGCCGTCAGTTGGTCATCGCAACACAGGAAGGTGTTGTCATGATGGATCCCGAGAAAGAAACCTTTACGCCACTCCTGGCCAAGGAAAAGCTACGCATCGTGCAGGGACTTTGCATCGACCGACACGGCCGTTTGTGGATTGCCACCGAGTCGCGCGGTGTCTATTGCTATGATTTCTCTACTGGGAAATTCCGCCATTACCAGCGAACCCAGGCCAAGGGAAGCCTCAGTTGCAACAACATCAATAACGTCATGACCGACCATCAGGGGCGTATCTGGCTGTCAACTGCCAACGATGGCATTGACCTTTACGACGAACGCCACGACAGTTTCATCAATTACGGTCGGCACGAAGGGCTTACAGGCAGCTGTGTTTATGCCATTGCACCCTCTTCCTTGAGCAATAACGAACTGCTTCTCATCACCAATCAGGGCTTTTCGGTATTCAACATCCAGCACAAAACCTTTCGAAACTACAACAAAGACAATGGTTTTCCGTTGGCCACTATTAATGAAAATGCCCTTTATGTGACACGTTCGGGCACGGTTTATCTTGGTGGTGTGCGCGGCATGGTATCCTTCAGGGAACGCGACCTGCACAAGAAGACGAAGCCATATAACCTCCGTTTCACCGGTCTTTATATCAATGGACAGGAGATTTTGCCGGGAGATCAGACCGAGATTCTTAAGCATACATTGCGCTACACCAATGAGATTGAACTCAGTTATGAACGTTCTGTCATCAGTATTGAATACGCATCATCCAACCATATCCGGGCAAACACGCAGCCTCTTGAGTATCGGCTTGTCGGTTCCTCCAATCAGTGGTTCCCCATCGGGACACGACAAAAGAAGATAGATTTCTTTGATTTGGCCCCGGGAGACTACACCTTAGAACTGCGCTCGGCAGGAACGACATCGCCTGTTGCCCGACTCGGCATCCGCATTCTGCCTCCATGGTATCGCTCCTGGTGGGCTTATATGGGCTATCTTGTACTGCTCGGCCTTATTGCTCATTGGCTCATACGCAGCTATCGCAAGCGTATCAGGTTGGCAGAGTCGTTGAAATACGAGCAACAACACGCAAAAGACATCGAAGAACGCAATCAATCGAAGATTCGTTTCTTTACAAATGTGTCGCATGAAATCAGGACTCCGCTCACAGTTATCATCGGGTTGGCCGAGTCTTTGCTGCATACCCAGCGGTTTACTGCCGACATCTACAACAAACTTCAAGGCATCTACCGCAACAGTAACCTGCTGCGCGATCTGATTTCAGAGTTGCTTGATTTCAAGAAACATGAGCAATCATTGGCCCATCTCTGCGTAGAAGCTGTGGATTGGTCGGCATTTGTGGGCAACATCTGCAACATGTTTAAGGAATACGCCAATAGCAATGACGTCACACTAAACGTGAATGAGGGCACAAATGCAGAGGTTTGGATTGACAAAAGGCAAATGAGAAAGGTGGTCAACAACCTCATTTCGAACGCATTGAAACACACTCCGCAGGGTGGAAACGTCAATGTGACGACCGAATGTGACGGTCGGCAGGTCATACTTCGCGTCACCGACACTGGTAAAGGCATAGCAGAAACCGACCTTGCCCACGTGTTCGACTGCTTCTATCAGGCTCGGGATTTCGAGTCTTTGACCGAAATGGGCACGGGCATTGGCCTTAATCTGACCCAGAACATCGTGCAACAACATCACGGAACCATTAGCGTTGACTCCGTAATCAATGAGGGAACAACCTTTGTCGTGACGCTTCCTTTGGGCAAAGACCACTTCAACGAAGACGAAATCAAAGTGAAGAAAGAAGACAAGAAGACAGAGGAAACCGTTGAAGATAAAGTGATTCAGCCTCAACCTGACATCGTCTTGGAAGCTGATGCCATGCCTCCTGTCCGCGAAATGAAAGGAATTGAAGAGGCAACGATATTGATTGTGGAAGACAATGACGACATCCGACAACTGTTGATGACGGTTCTCAGTCCTTACTATCGCATACTTACGGCCGTAGATGGACAGGAAGGACTCGAAGTTATACGCGATGAAATGCCGGATATCATCATCAGTGACGTACTCATGCCTAATATGTCGGGTATCGAACTCTGTAAGATTATCAAGGAAGATTTCGCCATTTGCCATATTCCCGTGGTGCTTCTTACGGCTCGAACTGCCGTAGAACAGGAACTCGAAGGACTGAAAACAGGAGCTGACGACTATATAACAAAGCCGTTTAATAACGAACTTCTGATTTCAAGATGCAACAATCTCATCAACTCCCGACGCCTGCTTCAACGCAAATTTGGCGAGCATCCGCACACCGAAGCCAACATGTTGGCCTCCAATCCGCTTGATAAAGAGATGCTTGATCGCGCAATGAACATCATCGACAAACATTATATGAACTCGGAATTCAGCGTTGATGTGTTTGCAAGAGAAATGGGAATGTCGCGTACAAGCCTGTTCACGAAGTGGAAAAACCTGACAGGACAGACGCCGAATGAATTCATTATGCGAATTCGATTGCGTAAGGCGGCGAAGATGTTACGTGAGAACCCTCACCTCAGTATAGCCGAAATCAGTTATAAAAACGGTTTTTCAAGTCCACGATATTTCTGCAAATGTTTTAAAGACAGATATCAACAACAGCCTTCGGCCTATCGAAACGGGACGGAATAA
- a CDS encoding anaerobic sulfatase-maturation protein: protein MTTISPFARPLYVMLKPVGAACNLACNYCYYLEKSNLYKHQPKRQMSEELLERFVKDYIEAQTMNEVVFTWHGGEPTLRPLSFYQKAVELQKKYAGGRVIHNSLQTNGTLLTDEWCRFLKANNWLVGISIDGPEAFHDRYRRDSQGRPSWQKVMEGIRLLQHYGVEWNAMAVVNRYNADHPQAFYRFFKSIGCQYIQFAPIVERNMQHADGRHLASIGDATDAPVTDFSVTPEQWGSFLCGIFDEWVKQDIGRVFVQIFDSMLANWVGVASGTCIYAKECGHAGVMEYNGDVYSCDHFVFPQYKLGNINEHTLIEMLYGEKQRRFSQLKYNKLPRQCKECRWAFACHGECPKNRFVNDRYGNPGLNYLCAGYRRFFEHIAPTMDEMKKAFTVE, encoded by the coding sequence ATGACTACCATTTCTCCCTTTGCACGTCCGCTGTATGTGATGCTCAAGCCTGTTGGCGCGGCCTGTAATCTCGCGTGTAACTACTGTTATTATCTTGAGAAATCAAACCTCTACAAGCATCAGCCGAAGCGACAGATGAGCGAAGAACTGCTCGAACGCTTCGTCAAAGACTACATTGAGGCGCAGACCATGAATGAAGTGGTCTTCACGTGGCATGGTGGTGAGCCGACTCTTCGTCCGCTTTCGTTCTATCAGAAGGCTGTGGAATTGCAGAAAAAGTATGCCGGAGGCCGCGTCATTCATAATTCGTTGCAAACCAACGGCACGCTGCTTACCGATGAATGGTGTCGTTTTCTGAAGGCGAACAATTGGCTTGTAGGCATCTCTATCGACGGCCCTGAAGCCTTTCATGACCGTTATCGGCGCGACAGTCAGGGCAGACCATCGTGGCAGAAGGTTATGGAAGGCATCCGTTTGCTGCAGCATTATGGTGTGGAATGGAATGCCATGGCCGTTGTCAACCGCTATAATGCTGATCATCCGCAGGCTTTTTATCGCTTTTTCAAAAGTATAGGGTGCCAGTATATCCAGTTTGCTCCCATCGTAGAACGTAACATGCAACATGCCGACGGCCGCCATTTGGCATCGATTGGTGACGCTACCGATGCGCCCGTTACCGACTTTTCGGTCACTCCAGAGCAATGGGGAAGCTTTCTTTGTGGGATTTTCGACGAATGGGTTAAGCAGGATATAGGTCGCGTTTTCGTTCAGATTTTTGATAGTATGCTGGCCAATTGGGTCGGTGTTGCATCCGGAACGTGTATCTATGCAAAGGAATGTGGACACGCAGGAGTAATGGAATACAACGGAGATGTGTACTCTTGTGACCACTTTGTGTTTCCTCAGTACAAGCTTGGAAACATCAATGAGCACACATTGATAGAGATGTTATACGGCGAAAAGCAGCGACGTTTCAGCCAACTCAAGTATAACAAGCTCCCCCGTCAATGCAAAGAGTGCCGTTGGGCCTTTGCATGTCATGGCGAATGTCCTAAGAATCGCTTTGTCAACGACCGCTATGGCAATCCCGGTTTGAATTATCTTTGTGCCGGTTATCGCCGTTTCTTCGAGCATATTGCACCCACAATGGACGAAATGAAGAAAGCGTTTACGGTGGAATGA
- a CDS encoding sulfatase: protein MKTFQPIPMGHFSVALSAMFLAVASSARAQDRVDNRPNIILFMVDDMGWQDTSLPFWTQRTMYNNRYETPNMERLAARGMMFSQAYACPISSPSRCSLMTGSNAARHRVTNWTLEKNKSTDLKDDRLTLPEWNYNGISGVEGCRNTYRATSFVNLLQASGYHTIHCGKAHWGARDTPGEDPHHWGFEVNIAGHAGGGPATYLSERHYGNTDNPAKQHKMAIPGLEKYWDTGTFLTEALTREALKSLDKAKRYNQPFYLYMSHYAVHIPIDRDPRYYDKYLKKGLSEKEAAYASLVEGMDKSLGDILDWLDKNDETRRTIVIFMSDNGGYATGSQWRDQPLFTQNSPLKSGKGSMYEGGIREPMIVSWPGTVKPGSVCRQYVMIEDYFPTLLEMAGIKHYKVPQKVDGKSFIPLLKGTGDPSRGRMLVWNYPNVWGNVGPGISLNCAIREGDWKLIYNYKTHEKELYDIPNDIGEAHNLAAERPSIVKKLSKKLGNYLRKVAAQRPSEKASGTPCPWPDEVK, encoded by the coding sequence ATGAAAACATTTCAGCCTATACCTATGGGCCACTTCTCGGTTGCCTTGTCTGCCATGTTCTTGGCAGTGGCATCGTCTGCCCGGGCACAAGATCGCGTTGACAATCGTCCGAACATCATTCTTTTCATGGTAGACGACATGGGCTGGCAAGACACTTCGCTGCCTTTCTGGACCCAACGCACGATGTATAATAACCGCTACGAAACGCCCAATATGGAGCGATTGGCAGCGCGAGGCATGATGTTCAGTCAGGCTTATGCATGTCCGATCAGCTCGCCAAGTCGGTGCAGTCTGATGACGGGAAGCAATGCTGCACGCCACAGAGTGACCAACTGGACATTGGAAAAGAACAAGTCTACCGACCTCAAAGACGACCGATTGACGCTTCCCGAATGGAATTATAACGGCATCAGTGGCGTTGAAGGATGTCGCAACACCTATCGGGCGACCTCGTTTGTCAACCTCCTTCAGGCATCAGGTTATCACACCATACATTGCGGAAAGGCACATTGGGGGGCACGGGATACGCCTGGCGAAGACCCACATCACTGGGGATTTGAAGTCAATATCGCAGGACATGCGGGCGGAGGGCCTGCTACTTATCTCAGTGAACGCCACTATGGAAACACTGACAACCCTGCAAAACAGCACAAAATGGCTATTCCCGGGCTTGAAAAATACTGGGATACAGGCACCTTTCTCACGGAGGCTTTGACGCGCGAAGCACTGAAATCGCTCGACAAGGCCAAGCGCTATAACCAACCGTTCTACCTTTACATGTCTCATTATGCGGTGCATATTCCCATTGATCGTGACCCACGTTACTACGACAAATACCTGAAGAAAGGGCTCTCGGAGAAAGAGGCTGCCTATGCTTCTCTTGTGGAAGGAATGGACAAGAGCCTTGGAGATATCCTTGATTGGCTTGATAAAAACGATGAAACCCGACGCACGATAGTCATCTTCATGAGCGACAATGGGGGCTATGCCACGGGAAGTCAATGGCGCGATCAGCCGCTTTTCACGCAGAATTCGCCGCTTAAATCGGGCAAAGGCTCCATGTATGAGGGTGGAATTCGCGAGCCGATGATTGTCAGTTGGCCTGGAACGGTGAAGCCGGGTTCCGTGTGCAGGCAATATGTGATGATAGAAGATTACTTCCCCACCTTACTTGAAATGGCAGGCATCAAGCATTATAAGGTGCCGCAAAAGGTTGACGGAAAGAGCTTCATCCCATTGCTGAAAGGCACAGGAGACCCCTCCCGCGGGCGCATGCTCGTGTGGAATTATCCCAATGTCTGGGGCAATGTAGGGCCTGGCATCAGCCTGAACTGTGCCATTCGTGAGGGCGATTGGAAGCTCATCTATAACTACAAGACCCACGAAAAGGAGCTTTATGACATCCCTAATGACATCGGCGAAGCGCATAATCTCGCTGCCGAACGTCCGTCAATCGTGAAGAAACTGTCGAAGAAACTCGGCAACTATCTTCGTAAGGTCGCTGCACAGCGCCCGTCAGAAAAGGCAAGCGGCACTCCATGTCCGTGGCCCGACGAAGTAAAATAA